The Chitinophagales bacterium genome has a window encoding:
- a CDS encoding helix-turn-helix transcriptional regulator, with protein sequence MFSSELIKGTLKTIVLKLLNDNGKMYGYEITQRVKELTSDRIQITEGALYPTLHALEKDGLVTTEIEYIGKRQRKYYTISKSGKTKTTEKLSELAEFMDTMSFLLDLKPKTI encoded by the coding sequence ATATTCTCATCCGAATTGATAAAAGGAACGCTGAAAACCATTGTGTTAAAGTTGTTGAATGACAATGGTAAAATGTATGGCTACGAGATCACACAAAGAGTGAAGGAGCTGACCAGCGACAGGATACAGATAACAGAAGGCGCACTATATCCAACGCTACATGCCCTTGAAAAAGATGGGCTGGTAACAACAGAGATAGAGTATATAGGCAAACGCCAGCGAAAGTATTATACCATAAGCAAGTCGGGCAAGACTAAGACTACGGAAAAGCTGAGCGAATTAGCAGAGTTTATGGATACCATGTCTTTTCTACTGGACCTGAAACCCAAAACGATATAA